In a single window of the Flavobacterium sp. W4I14 genome:
- a CDS encoding hypothetical protein (product_source=Hypo-rule applied; pfam=PF13395) encodes MAAAYKFYWFLSILDEVENGHHHIPKQRIFVGMVAASWYTINYFHISFGKQDQLHDKVKEIAAVEGISIDEDRNKIKQRLNSSDLLATQKLLWHFDKQVPHRFLSTWFPSIAENRSATYQASQTFENNCLYAVDQTHITINPIWIDYLSKNSGILKSFCYWKLSLYLQKHNPNVPDIPDKLIKPAKRNSLVKQRKVWDMVIEELGGVDCIYTNQKLYKDSFAVEHFIPYAFVSHDLLWNLIPANPSFNSSKSDKLPRMDIYFDTFYHLQKTAIEIIKYKIPKEKLLEDYLSIFPDLESVKELPEEYKLKFKTTIEPLITIARNNGFEYMV; translated from the coding sequence TTGGCTGCGGCTTATAAATTTTATTGGTTTCTGTCTATTTTAGATGAAGTAGAAAATGGTCATCATCACATTCCTAAACAAAGGATATTTGTAGGAATGGTTGCCGCCAGTTGGTATACCATTAATTATTTCCACATTAGTTTCGGCAAGCAAGATCAGTTGCATGATAAAGTAAAAGAAATTGCAGCCGTTGAAGGGATAAGTATTGATGAGGACCGAAACAAGATTAAGCAACGCCTGAACAGTAGTGACCTACTGGCTACACAAAAGTTATTATGGCATTTTGATAAACAGGTTCCGCACCGTTTTTTAAGCACCTGGTTTCCATCCATTGCAGAAAACCGAAGTGCCACCTATCAGGCATCACAAACTTTTGAAAACAATTGTCTTTATGCGGTTGATCAAACGCATATTACCATTAATCCAATCTGGATCGATTACCTCAGTAAGAATTCAGGGATTTTAAAAAGCTTTTGTTACTGGAAACTAAGTTTGTATTTGCAGAAACACAATCCCAATGTACCAGATATTCCGGACAAGTTAATTAAGCCTGCAAAAAGAAACAGCTTGGTAAAACAGCGTAAGGTTTGGGATATGGTAATTGAAGAGTTAGGCGGGGTAGATTGCATCTACACAAACCAAAAACTATACAAAGATAGCTTTGCAGTAGAACACTTTATTCCCTATGCTTTTGTTTCGCATGATCTGCTCTGGAATTTGATACCTGCAAACCCCTCCTTTAACAGTTCGAAATCGGATAAGCTACCCCGTATGGATATTTACTTTGATACTTTTTATCACTTGCAAAAAACTGCCATCGAAATTATCAAATATAAAATACCTAAAGAAAAGCTACTGGAAGATTATCTGAGCATTTTTCCTGACCTGGAAAGTGTTAAGGAATTGCCAGAGGAGTATAAGCTAAAGTTTAAAACAACTATTGAGCCCTTAATTACGATTGCCCGAAATAATGGGTTTGAGTATATGGTTTAA
- a CDS encoding hypothetical protein (product_source=Hypo-rule applied; superfamily=54001), with amino-acid sequence MATVKIFLGIVCFALFSGNSLPGRYNINRAIPDRTKLLCIAKNELGVREVSGHNDGPRVAAYLRYTGVEQGSPWCAAFVSWVFGQAGYPAPRTPWSPALFPLSKRTKEIRPAVVFGIYFSHLKRIAHCGLVERQEGNWLITIEGNTNIAGSREGDGVYRKRRPLKAIKYFADWTKKKGADNEE; translated from the coding sequence ATGGCAACAGTTAAGATTTTTTTGGGCATCGTTTGCTTTGCTCTTTTTAGCGGGAATAGCCTGCCTGGCCGCTATAACATAAACAGGGCAATTCCCGATAGGACCAAGCTGTTGTGCATTGCAAAAAACGAACTTGGCGTGCGCGAAGTATCAGGCCATAACGATGGGCCACGGGTAGCTGCGTACCTGCGTTATACAGGTGTTGAACAAGGCAGCCCCTGGTGTGCGGCTTTTGTAAGCTGGGTTTTTGGCCAGGCTGGTTACCCCGCACCACGTACCCCCTGGAGCCCGGCCTTATTTCCGCTAAGTAAACGCACCAAAGAGATAAGGCCCGCAGTGGTATTCGGCATTTACTTTAGCCACCTGAAACGCATTGCCCACTGTGGCCTGGTAGAGCGGCAGGAAGGCAACTGGCTTATTACCATTGAAGGGAATACCAATATAGCAGGCAGCAGGGAAGGCGATGGCGTATACCGCAAACGGCGGCCCTTAAAAGCCATCAAATACTTTGCCGATTGGACCAAAAAGAAAGGAGCGGACAATGAAGAATGA
- a CDS encoding CHASE2 domain-containing sensor protein (product_source=COG4252; cog=COG4252; superfamily=81442; transmembrane_helix_parts=Inside_1_20,TMhelix_21_38,Outside_39_52,TMhelix_53_75,Inside_76_103,TMhelix_104_123,Outside_124_124): protein MKTLKLALTALMPTRQILEKLMLATILVLGWLTLPNLLRTFEPTAALLDAGIWQLILLALLCYVALLQISWWLLYRFWLGLGLLNLTDMVLRFKQLTSWQQLRFFWASFALLFLAGIACLAAIT, encoded by the coding sequence ATGAAAACATTAAAACTGGCTTTAACGGCGCTGATGCCGACAAGGCAAATACTCGAAAAACTGATGCTGGCCACCATTTTGGTTTTGGGCTGGCTTACACTGCCTAATTTATTAAGAACCTTCGAACCCACCGCTGCCCTGCTCGATGCAGGCATTTGGCAGCTGATTTTGCTGGCCCTGTTATGTTATGTGGCCCTATTGCAAATTTCCTGGTGGCTCTTGTACCGCTTTTGGCTCGGCCTTGGCCTGCTTAATTTAACGGATATGGTTTTACGCTTTAAACAACTCACATCATGGCAACAGTTAAGATTTTTTTGGGCATCGTTTGCTTTGCTCTTTTTAGCGGGAATAGCCTGCCTGGCCGCTATAACATAA
- a CDS encoding hypothetical protein (product_source=Hypo-rule applied; superfamily=143113), producing MATLNSFVRSANASYKRAARANARQAREQAKRYQQNLKEQIRSDNATAVYTYNNYVNTLVSVHKTCSSKINWNSFLNEPEPIKPKKTKNREEVAAAALNLYKASFFDRLFGTEISKKAKLQLAFDRAVQADLSEFNGNVQKYNEDLEDWKTVKRIAQGVLLDDPIAQRDAISFFEPFTNISQLGTQVNCVINHTGLTINLSVNSLDIVPDYVLTTTTTGKLSNKKMTISRFNELYQDYVCSAAIRVARETFALLPIDCVYVNAIADLLDASTGRIKPQVILSCKFITENLDRLNFERIDCSDAMRNFVHRMSFSKNTGFAAVEVLER from the coding sequence ATGGCAACATTAAACAGCTTTGTCCGATCGGCAAATGCATCTTATAAAAGAGCCGCACGGGCTAATGCAAGGCAGGCCAGGGAGCAGGCCAAACGGTATCAGCAAAACCTTAAAGAGCAGATCCGAAGCGATAATGCTACTGCGGTATATACTTATAATAATTACGTAAATACACTGGTTTCGGTGCATAAAACCTGTAGCAGCAAAATAAACTGGAACAGCTTTTTAAACGAACCTGAACCGATCAAGCCTAAGAAAACGAAAAACAGGGAAGAGGTTGCTGCCGCTGCGCTCAATCTGTACAAGGCTTCGTTTTTTGATAGACTGTTCGGCACGGAGATAAGCAAAAAGGCTAAACTCCAGTTGGCGTTCGATCGTGCAGTGCAGGCTGACCTTTCAGAATTCAATGGCAACGTACAAAAGTATAATGAAGATCTTGAGGACTGGAAAACGGTAAAAAGGATTGCACAGGGCGTGCTTTTAGATGATCCAATAGCCCAACGGGATGCCATTTCTTTTTTTGAACCCTTTACCAATATCAGTCAGCTTGGTACTCAGGTTAACTGCGTGATCAACCATACTGGTTTAACTATTAACCTATCGGTAAATTCTCTGGATATCGTTCCCGATTATGTTCTTACCACTACTACCACGGGTAAACTATCGAATAAAAAAATGACCATTTCCAGGTTTAACGAACTTTATCAGGACTATGTGTGCAGCGCGGCCATCAGGGTGGCAAGGGAAACCTTTGCTCTTTTACCTATCGACTGTGTATATGTTAATGCCATTGCAGATCTATTGGATGCATCTACCGGCCGTATTAAGCCCCAAGTGATATTATCATGCAAATTTATTACAGAAAACCTAGACCGTTTGAATTTTGAACGTATTGACTGTTCTGATGCTATGCGGAATTTTGTGCACCGGATGAGTTTTTCCAAGAATACCGGGTTTGCCGCTGTTGAGGTTTTAGAAAGGTAG
- a CDS encoding deoxyribonuclease-1-like protein (product_source=KO:K11995; cath_funfam=3.60.10.10; cog=COG3568; ko=KO:K11995; superfamily=56219; transmembrane_helix_parts=Inside_1_12,TMhelix_13_35,Outside_36_277) — translation MSQKSHTIRSAALIIIFSVFSFNGFAHSQLSVISWNLKDLGISKSDAEIGMIARTLNPYDVVAVQEVVAGPDGPKAVARLADALNRKGVKWEYEISAVTSGSSAHKAERYAFFWQSAKVSRIGKGWLEDRFGLEIEREPFYGRFRVGETTITLVNFHAITRSKQPETEVKYFKFLPARYPVDNLIFCGDFNLPQSHSVFNPLKSMGFRSALVKQKTTLRQRCIGDGCLASEFDNFYYDSAKLSLKVAGVIHFYRLLPDIAKARMVSDHIPIFAVYQL, via the coding sequence ATGTCCCAAAAATCCCACACTATTAGAAGCGCAGCACTGATTATTATCTTTTCTGTCTTCAGTTTTAATGGTTTTGCTCATAGCCAGCTTAGTGTTATATCTTGGAACCTGAAAGATTTAGGTATTTCCAAGAGCGATGCAGAGATCGGAATGATCGCCAGGACACTGAATCCTTATGATGTCGTTGCTGTCCAGGAAGTAGTTGCTGGGCCTGACGGGCCTAAGGCTGTGGCTCGACTGGCAGATGCATTGAATAGAAAAGGCGTAAAATGGGAATATGAGATCAGTGCAGTCACATCGGGATCTTCTGCACACAAGGCTGAACGTTATGCTTTTTTCTGGCAGAGCGCAAAGGTTTCACGCATAGGCAAGGGATGGCTAGAGGACCGCTTCGGACTGGAGATCGAACGCGAGCCTTTTTATGGACGGTTCAGGGTTGGTGAAACAACAATAACTTTAGTAAATTTCCATGCAATTACCAGGTCGAAGCAACCAGAAACAGAAGTGAAATATTTCAAGTTCTTGCCTGCGCGCTATCCGGTTGATAATCTTATCTTTTGTGGTGACTTTAACCTGCCGCAGTCTCACAGTGTGTTCAATCCACTAAAGTCGATGGGCTTCAGAAGCGCTTTGGTAAAACAGAAGACAACGCTTAGGCAACGCTGTATTGGCGACGGATGCCTAGCTTCGGAATTTGATAATTTTTACTACGATTCCGCTAAGTTGAGTCTGAAGGTTGCCGGTGTAATCCATTTTTACAGGTTACTTCCGGATATTGCAAAGGCTCGGATGGTTTCAGACCATATTCCGATATTTGCAGTCTACCAGTTGTAG
- a CDS encoding hypothetical protein (product_source=Hypo-rule applied; cath_funfam=2.10.60.10; pfam=PF03235,PF07510; superfamily=54909,81296): protein MEKKTLSNLLEGKIFRIPDYQRGYAWDEKQWKDFVEDIDALIDDKILSHYTGTIVIYQAPEKSTENYGTKKLELVDVVDGQQRLTTCSLYLSIIINELIRVGENDFVAELPIYLYAGSKSKLRLNNDTADFYFDLITKGVNHVKANTVHQKRLLSGYHYLKSHIHEQIQKRAEDGIAYLKELFDALIRKLNFSFYPIEVESEIGMTFELMNSRGKDLSAMELLKNYLMYWIYRNIPQENEKEDFTRLINKTWKEVYTNIASCNGSENQCLRIAWTLHVSHTPKHWDNYRGFKSEDVIPLRDFSVKSKEQVKAFITTFVNGLGLISKHYASILKPDNTDISLKELDLLAKIKNAGNIANYLPLMVAAKIKNECKSIEVNDYLSFLKALENFSFRVFLWEGRRSNSGLSKFYRWADDIFKDKFPITNITEWIYGTLNWYSNENGFRKELYEDFFDWYQYSRLLKYTLFEYELFLLNGRNKPKLGWDEITDATIEHILPQNPKNDSLWLQTWNPADIRKYQHDISNLVLTKDNSRYLNFEFNRKKGEAGSGFCYANSDIRQEREISDFSDWTSSSCESRRVKLLDWIVKTWGVDKHYEIILDEMVEEEEDLDFAERE, encoded by the coding sequence ATGGAAAAAAAAACTCTCTCAAATTTATTAGAAGGTAAAATCTTTCGGATACCAGACTACCAAAGAGGCTATGCTTGGGATGAAAAACAATGGAAAGATTTTGTTGAAGATATAGACGCCTTAATCGACGATAAGATACTCAGCCATTACACAGGTACAATTGTTATTTATCAAGCCCCGGAAAAATCTACTGAAAATTATGGAACAAAAAAACTAGAACTGGTTGATGTTGTTGATGGTCAACAAAGACTGACTACCTGTAGTTTATATTTATCAATCATTATAAATGAACTAATCAGAGTTGGTGAAAATGATTTTGTGGCAGAATTACCAATCTATTTATATGCTGGTTCAAAAAGTAAACTACGCCTAAATAATGATACAGCTGATTTTTATTTTGATTTGATCACAAAAGGTGTAAACCATGTTAAAGCAAATACTGTTCATCAAAAACGACTTTTATCGGGATACCATTATTTAAAATCTCATATCCATGAACAGATACAAAAAAGAGCAGAGGATGGAATTGCATATTTAAAAGAATTATTCGACGCCTTAATTAGAAAGTTAAATTTCTCTTTTTATCCAATTGAAGTTGAGAGTGAAATTGGAATGACCTTCGAGCTAATGAATTCCAGAGGTAAAGATCTTTCAGCAATGGAATTATTGAAGAATTATCTAATGTATTGGATATATCGCAATATTCCACAAGAAAATGAAAAGGAAGATTTTACCAGATTAATTAATAAAACCTGGAAGGAAGTTTATACAAACATAGCAAGCTGTAATGGCAGTGAAAATCAATGTTTACGTATTGCTTGGACCCTACATGTGAGCCATACACCTAAACATTGGGATAATTACCGAGGCTTTAAATCTGAGGACGTTATACCACTCAGGGATTTCTCGGTAAAATCCAAGGAACAAGTCAAGGCGTTCATAACTACATTTGTTAATGGATTAGGACTTATTTCAAAACATTATGCATCAATATTAAAACCAGACAATACCGATATATCTTTAAAGGAGTTAGATCTACTAGCAAAAATTAAAAATGCGGGAAATATAGCGAATTATTTGCCATTAATGGTGGCTGCTAAAATAAAGAATGAATGTAAATCAATAGAGGTAAATGATTATTTGTCATTTTTAAAAGCACTTGAGAATTTTTCCTTCCGAGTATTTCTTTGGGAAGGCAGGAGAAGCAATTCAGGATTATCTAAATTTTATCGATGGGCTGATGATATTTTTAAGGATAAGTTTCCTATTACAAACATTACCGAGTGGATTTATGGAACCTTGAATTGGTATTCGAATGAGAATGGGTTCAGAAAAGAACTCTATGAAGACTTTTTTGATTGGTATCAGTATAGTAGGTTGTTAAAATACACATTATTTGAGTACGAATTATTCCTTCTCAATGGTAGAAATAAGCCAAAGCTAGGGTGGGATGAGATAACCGATGCAACAATTGAACATATTCTTCCACAAAACCCTAAAAACGATTCATTATGGCTCCAAACATGGAATCCTGCCGATATAAGAAAGTATCAACATGATATATCTAACTTAGTGCTTACCAAAGATAATTCCCGTTACCTTAATTTCGAATTTAATCGTAAGAAAGGAGAAGCGGGTAGTGGCTTTTGTTATGCTAACTCAGATATAAGACAAGAAAGAGAAATTTCAGATTTTTCTGATTGGACTTCATCAAGCTGCGAAAGTAGAAGAGTGAAATTATTAGATTGGATTGTCAAAACTTGGGGAGTTGATAAACATTACGAAATAATACTTGATGAAATGGTGGAGGAGGAAGAGGATTTAGATTTTGCAGAAAGAGAATAG
- a CDS encoding biopolymer transport protein ExbB/TolQ/regulator of replication initiation timing (product_source=COG0811/COG4467; cath_funfam=1.20.5.490; cog=COG0811,COG4467; superfamily=46589,58026; transmembrane_helix_parts=Inside_1_109,TMhelix_110_132,Outside_133_146,TMhelix_147_169,Inside_170_495), with the protein MVYLEGVALIIILLLQMKSYYRSLMEISDLYRLFPAGELHADFIVQKEVQGIYVDQLDISHKNGAFEVILSATNAYLSKNKGSADFNIIKSIADRSVESQENKVSSSLSLPLYLGLMGTFIGVILGLASIAIDGFSLNDTDVIIKELIRGVVLAMIVSLFGLALTTNLNARIFKNAVAVRDVCRNRYLNFLQAELLPNLDNNLYSALDQFRSNIADFNVKFGKNLDIFDTSFNENIKNLRATVTGMATQIGAVNENTTVQLEFLQELKKIGYNRMAEANIKVFDKIKEVGPTLVTFIAEQQKLTKNLEQANLFSERISGLIDRVSNFEDGINNLGRDLQQSDLLGGEMLGVVKKHLTAIEQKEYLINDYAARSGNEVEGYLNAALERIKVLKNKIEIDFEKAFDFNAENNLMQNLSYLKAIGQNTAGLNDKLADHSTKKLEEKLDVLITLIDSNNTKLEVPPGKQPGRAVGGRKPGSKEMPRKWWEIFRKKQRAV; encoded by the coding sequence ATGGTCTATCTTGAAGGGGTTGCCCTAATTATTATACTGCTTCTGCAGATGAAAAGTTACTATCGGTCATTAATGGAAATATCCGATCTCTACCGTCTTTTTCCGGCTGGAGAACTGCATGCGGATTTTATTGTGCAGAAAGAAGTACAGGGAATCTATGTTGATCAGCTTGATATCAGTCATAAAAATGGAGCATTTGAAGTAATCCTATCGGCCACTAACGCCTATCTTAGTAAGAACAAAGGATCAGCAGATTTCAATATTATCAAAAGTATTGCTGACAGGAGTGTTGAATCTCAGGAGAACAAGGTCTCCTCGAGTTTGTCGCTTCCGCTATATTTAGGATTGATGGGAACCTTCATTGGGGTAATTTTGGGACTTGCCTCCATTGCAATTGATGGCTTCAGCCTAAATGATACCGATGTAATCATTAAGGAGCTGATCAGGGGAGTCGTTTTGGCAATGATAGTGAGTCTTTTTGGTCTAGCGCTGACAACAAATCTAAATGCCAGGATCTTTAAAAATGCTGTTGCTGTGCGCGATGTATGCCGGAACCGGTACCTGAATTTCCTACAGGCAGAACTTTTGCCAAACCTAGATAACAATCTTTACTCAGCATTAGACCAATTCAGATCCAATATCGCTGATTTCAATGTCAAGTTCGGTAAAAACCTGGATATTTTTGATACCTCTTTTAACGAAAACATCAAAAACTTAAGGGCTACGGTAACTGGTATGGCAACGCAGATCGGTGCCGTTAATGAAAATACCACGGTGCAGCTGGAATTTCTGCAGGAGCTCAAAAAAATCGGTTATAACCGTATGGCTGAGGCCAATATCAAAGTTTTTGATAAAATCAAAGAGGTAGGTCCCACGCTGGTGACCTTCATTGCAGAACAACAGAAACTGACCAAAAATCTGGAGCAGGCAAACCTCTTTAGTGAACGTATTTCGGGACTCATAGATCGTGTGAGCAATTTTGAAGACGGCATAAATAATCTTGGCAGGGATCTGCAGCAGTCAGATCTATTGGGCGGTGAGATGCTTGGGGTAGTCAAGAAACATCTTACCGCTATCGAACAAAAGGAATACCTGATCAACGATTATGCAGCAAGGTCAGGGAATGAAGTTGAAGGCTACCTGAACGCTGCTCTAGAGCGCATCAAAGTACTTAAGAACAAGATCGAAATAGATTTTGAGAAGGCTTTTGATTTTAATGCAGAAAATAACCTGATGCAAAACCTGAGCTACCTCAAAGCAATCGGACAAAACACAGCGGGACTCAATGATAAGCTGGCAGATCACAGTACCAAAAAGCTGGAAGAAAAACTCGATGTTCTGATAACGCTTATAGATAGCAATAATACCAAGCTGGAGGTCCCGCCAGGCAAACAACCTGGCAGAGCTGTAGGGGGAAGAAAGCCAGGTTCAAAAGAGATGCCGAGAAAGTGGTGGGAGATATTTAGGAAAAAGCAGAGGGCGGTATAA
- a CDS encoding hypothetical protein (product_source=Hypo-rule applied; pfam=PF19781), translated as MATYSKGANGAFSGKVGSIIGSNWRSVDYLRGLPKKSSKPSTQPQLAQRSKFALAPMYLSPIKDILNIGFKDKQLSKLTGYNAAVRVFLTQAIVGDYPDYTIDFSQVVLSKGSLSVFHGLNAGLQGADLVLNWQSILNRYSAFTDDLLTVVLFNDTKKMYLVYEEAQRGALTYTAAIGAGFTGDVFHAWAFAVKRDATSVSSSQYLGTYNIP; from the coding sequence ATGGCAACGTATTCAAAAGGCGCAAATGGCGCATTCTCGGGCAAAGTAGGCAGTATAATTGGCAGCAACTGGCGCAGTGTAGATTACCTAAGGGGCCTGCCCAAAAAGAGCAGTAAACCCAGTACCCAACCACAATTGGCTCAGCGCAGCAAATTTGCCCTGGCACCGATGTACCTGAGTCCTATTAAAGACATTTTAAACATTGGCTTTAAAGATAAACAGCTGAGCAAACTTACAGGTTACAATGCCGCAGTAAGGGTCTTTTTAACCCAGGCCATTGTAGGTGACTATCCTGATTATACTATCGATTTTTCGCAGGTGGTGCTGAGCAAAGGTTCGCTCTCGGTTTTTCATGGGCTTAACGCGGGTTTGCAGGGTGCAGACCTGGTACTGAACTGGCAGAGCATTTTAAACCGCTACAGCGCCTTTACCGATGACCTGTTAACGGTAGTGCTCTTTAACGATACCAAAAAGATGTACCTGGTATACGAAGAGGCACAGCGCGGCGCACTTACCTATACCGCGGCAATTGGTGCCGGCTTTACAGGTGATGTTTTTCACGCATGGGCTTTTGCGGTTAAGCGCGATGCCACTTCGGTATCAAGCAGCCAGTATCTGGGCACTTATAACATTCCTTAG
- a CDS encoding hypothetical protein (product_source=Hypo-rule applied; superfamily=103088; transmembrane_helix_parts=Outside_1_14,TMhelix_15_37,Inside_38_208), giving the protein MAKQSKRDFFWPSYVDLMTSLFVVMLLLFIISYISFRAKNAELAASKMEMDRIRQIDKALRELDKRYFYLDPSNNRYKLLVDVVFKPHSADINTIGKQSLSELENAGAVLYRKMKELSSDQDINYLLIVEGNTERYKNNWITNPDLGYITSYKRSLALKKYWESKGFDFSIFANCEILVVGSGYFGRSHQKNSRTFTIQITPKFKITR; this is encoded by the coding sequence ATGGCGAAGCAATCGAAAAGGGATTTTTTCTGGCCGAGTTATGTAGATCTGATGACTAGTCTTTTTGTAGTCATGCTGCTCCTTTTTATTATATCCTATATCAGCTTTCGGGCAAAAAATGCTGAGCTCGCTGCAAGTAAAATGGAAATGGACAGAATAAGACAGATTGACAAGGCATTAAGAGAGCTGGACAAAAGATACTTTTATCTCGATCCCAGTAACAACCGTTACAAGCTTTTAGTAGATGTAGTCTTTAAGCCCCACAGCGCTGATATCAATACGATCGGTAAGCAGAGTCTGTCTGAACTTGAAAATGCAGGCGCTGTACTTTACAGAAAAATGAAGGAACTTTCATCCGATCAGGACATAAATTATTTACTGATTGTAGAAGGTAACACTGAACGTTACAAAAACAACTGGATCACCAATCCTGATCTGGGATATATTACGAGCTATAAAAGGAGCCTTGCCCTTAAAAAATACTGGGAGTCGAAAGGTTTTGATTTCAGCATATTTGCAAACTGCGAAATTCTGGTTGTGGGAAGTGGTTACTTTGGCCGCTCGCACCAAAAAAACAGCAGAACTTTCACCATACAGATTACACCTAAATTCAAAATTACCCGATAA
- a CDS encoding hypothetical protein (product_source=Hypo-rule applied) — MIRTVEAIKPGPKPKKEDGDLDRRRRVTPEKKEQYPPLKPHKHKPKD; from the coding sequence ATGATCAGAACAGTTGAAGCGATCAAACCAGGACCGAAACCTAAGAAGGAAGATGGTGATCTGGACCGCAGAAGAAGGGTGACCCCTGAAAAAAAGGAGCAATACCCACCTTTAAAGCCACACAAGCATAAACCTAAGGACTAG
- a CDS encoding hypothetical protein (product_source=Hypo-rule applied; cath_funfam=3.30.360.10; pfam=PF13031; superfamily=55347) — MATSVQISCINKDDRYNEYERITHVGGIHSNQRWKLTLDDAIKSIENGTYAFYTSVNGHVRKVVVATRLGKKYLRTEADSDTPDNLLSLPECP; from the coding sequence ATGGCTACTAGTGTTCAGATTTCGTGTATTAATAAAGACGACCGTTATAATGAATATGAACGGATTACGCATGTAGGTGGCATTCATAGCAATCAGCGGTGGAAACTCACTTTGGATGATGCTATCAAGAGTATCGAAAACGGAACTTACGCGTTTTATACTTCGGTAAACGGCCATGTCAGGAAAGTGGTTGTAGCAACACGTTTGGGTAAAAAATACCTTAGAACGGAAGCAGACAGCGACACGCCCGACAACCTGCTGAGCTTACCGGAATGCCCTTAA